The following nucleotide sequence is from Actinomycetota bacterium.
GGGGATATCCTCCGGCTCAAGGCCACGTAGTAGGGGAGGAGGGAGGCCAGGGAGTGCATACACAGGGGCTTTTCGCTGTTCAGCATGAATCCCCTCTCTATGCGGAAGGTGTCCCCCGCCTCGTATGCGGGGCACCTCCCCTTGACCTCCACCACCCTTATCACCAGGTCGCCCGGGTCTTCCATTCTGCCTGACCTCTCCTTCTACCCGCCTTTTTTCGAGGCCCATTCCATAACCGCGGTCGTTACGCTCTCCGCCTCCCCGGGCTCAAGCAGCGGGTCCACGGGCAGGCTCAG
It contains:
- a CDS encoding TIGR04076 family protein, encoding MEDPGDLVIRVVEVKGRCPAYEAGDTFRIERGFMLNSEKPLCMHSLASLLPYYVALSRRISPKDLGLCREGDEAFLQCLDPCGHTGGGTALFAVRREGAGE